In a single window of the Microbacterium sp. SL75 genome:
- a CDS encoding class I fructose-bisphosphate aldolase yields the protein MSKPRLNRLFNARSGRALDVAVDHGAFHEHSFLTGIEDMAKTVATLVHAGPDAVQLTLGQAPLLQSVPGKQKPGLVLRTDIANVYGDPLETPLHSIHVPDAIEVAVRLDAVAVCVNLLDLPGEPQVREQCIRSILALRSDAEKYGMPLMIEPLVMQTKPGTGGYGVDGDTAKVVTLVRQARELGADLIKADPTDDITEYHRVIQAAGDTPLLVRGGGRVDDRTLLERTKAVLEQGARGIVYGRNVIQHRDPAGITAALMAVVHDDASVDEALALIGGTDEGDRA from the coding sequence ATGTCGAAACCCCGCCTCAACCGCCTCTTCAACGCGCGCTCCGGCCGCGCCCTCGACGTCGCCGTCGACCACGGCGCCTTCCACGAACACTCGTTCCTCACCGGCATCGAAGACATGGCGAAGACCGTCGCGACCCTCGTCCACGCCGGTCCCGACGCCGTGCAGCTCACGCTCGGCCAGGCGCCGCTGCTGCAGTCGGTCCCCGGCAAGCAGAAGCCCGGACTCGTGCTGCGCACCGACATCGCCAACGTCTACGGCGACCCGCTCGAGACGCCGCTGCACAGCATCCACGTCCCGGATGCCATCGAGGTCGCCGTCCGCCTCGACGCCGTCGCCGTGTGCGTGAACCTGCTCGACCTGCCCGGCGAACCGCAGGTGCGCGAGCAGTGCATCCGCTCGATCCTCGCCCTGCGCAGCGACGCCGAGAAGTACGGGATGCCGCTCATGATCGAGCCGCTCGTCATGCAGACCAAGCCCGGCACCGGCGGCTACGGCGTCGACGGCGACACCGCCAAGGTCGTCACCCTCGTCCGCCAGGCACGCGAGCTCGGTGCCGACCTCATCAAGGCCGACCCCACCGACGACATCACCGAGTACCACCGGGTCATCCAGGCCGCCGGCGACACCCCCCTGCTGGTGCGCGGCGGGGGGCGGGTCGACGACCGCACGCTTCTCGAGCGCACGAAGGCGGTGCTCGAGCAGGGTGCTCGCGGCATCGTCTACGGTCGCAACGTCATCCAGCACCGCGACCCGGCCGGCATCACCGCGGCCCTCATGGCCGTGGTGCACGACGACGCCTCGGTCGACGAGGCCCTCGCCCTCATCGGCGGCACCGACGAAGGAGACCGCGCATGA